A region from the Pelobates fuscus isolate aPelFus1 chromosome 3, aPelFus1.pri, whole genome shotgun sequence genome encodes:
- the PSPN gene encoding persephin, with the protein MRCEKQLWVALFFTMLGRAALVALDTRRAYGVALNKIGFHQDAGEFSSLYEDRTKPRVRRRLAQSGRQRTDERECRLKTLLLRVGDLGLGYDSEETVLFKYCGGGCPRSRTNHDLTLSRLLQKSDQPSLLEDKIFGGPCCRPTHYEDVAFLDDRHRWHTVEQLSAASCGCVG; encoded by the exons ATGAGGTGCGAGAAGCAGCTTTGGGTAGCCCTTTTTTTTACAATGCTTGGGAGAGCGGCATTGGTGGCACTTGATACCAGGAGGGCATATGGGGTCGCACTAAACAAGATAGGCTTCCACCAAG ATGCTGGTGAATTCTCCTCACTATATGAAGACAGGACAAAGCCAAGGGTAAGGAGGAGGCTGGCTCAATCGGGCAGACAGCGCACTGACGAGAGGGAATGCCGTCTGAAGACTCTGCTGCTCCGAGTTGGCGACTTAGGGCTGGGGTATGACTCTGAGGAGACCGTCCTTTTCAAGTACTGTGGTGGCGGATGTCCCCGATCACGTACTAACCACGACCTGACACTATCACGTCTACTGCAGAAAAGTGATCAACCGTCCTTGTTGGAGGACAAAATCTTTGGGGGACCATGCTGTCGTCCTACGCACTATGAAGAtgtagcatttctggatgataGACATCGGTGGCACACAGTAGAGCAGCTCTCGGCAGCATCCTGTGGTTGTGTAGGCTGA